From Micropterus dolomieu isolate WLL.071019.BEF.003 ecotype Adirondacks linkage group LG06, ASM2129224v1, whole genome shotgun sequence:
tcatatttttcttgacattcctttttttttaaaaacataacaagCCAAAATGATCAATTTAAATTGTGTCAAAACACAAGTGGACTAAATAAAATAGACCAAGTGAACTGAAACTGTTGTTCCATTAATGAGTCCAGAAGAAAACTCACATTTACAGTTTAGATACCCATCCCTATTCATGACAAAGGATTCAGTTATTTAATTGCTTTGGAAGCAGTTGAAACAAAATTGCCCCTTTttcttatatattatattactatAAGACATTTTACTATAACACAATACATTTGTACAGATTCACAAACATCATCCAAAATGATCACACAGTTGAATCAGTATataacagtttcaacaaaaacctTGATCAAGGGAGGATATATTACTGGactgcatttgtttttgctaggtgtacctaataaacttgTAATTATGTATATGCAGTTCTAAATGCTTACTCTAACTGCCACAATGCCTTCATAACAGTTATTTTAAGTTCCACTTTTACGTCTGTGAGCTTTGTCCACATTGCCACCTTTGTCTCACTCCCTACAAATTGCCATTTcttccctccttctccttcagACTCCATGATCCTGCTGGGCTCCATAGAGCGACTGCAGCTCCAGTCTCTGCTCTCTCTTCAGCTGGGCCATCAGCGGAGGCTGGAGTACCTCCGCCAGCTGGCCCAGGACAACGGCACCCAAGATCACCTGCCCAGCCTGACCACCGACAGCACCCCGAGCTCCCCATGCGGCCACACCCAGATCAACGCCTCGCCCAACACCAACGCTCGCCAAGTGGTCCGCTTCCTGGTGAGCACCCAACAGGTGTGAGGCGTACGGGGGCTCCAGGGCTGGGCTGGGGCGAAGTCTGGCTTGGTTTGGGTTGTAGCAGTAGAGTAAAAGTAGATCAGACACAGCATGTGTGAGGCATGTAGCAGTAGGTAAAGGCACAGATGGAGTTTTTGGACAGCTGTTGTGGTAAGTGGTAACAAACTGTGTGTAAATGtcctttatttttacattaacacaTGTCTTCTGTGTCTATGTCGTCTGTGCCCTTACCTGTGCTGTCctgtttatgtgcatgtgttcgtatttgtcttttctgctgtgtgtgtgtgtgtgtgtgtgcgtgtgcgtgtgcatgcttCTTTCTGGCTTCCTCTGTTAATATTTTTTCCATGTAGATCTCCACAGAGGAGTCTTCCTCCTTCAGCCCAGTGGTTTCCAATGTTCAGCTTCCTCTGAAATCAGCTTTGAAAACTGTGTCTGCCATCAGCGACACAGAGACGCCAAATAGTATGtactttacaccactgcataaACACTGATACTGagaaaaactgatttaaaaaaattgtatttcagATCCAAATCGAATGAAAACTGATTTGTGTTTTCTCCCCGAGGCTCGCAGACCCTCTCCTGTGCTGACCAAGAGaaggagctgctggaggtgagGGCAACAGTAAGAAAGAGATAAGGATATAATATATGTGTGGGTGCAAGTgtactgtgtgaatgtgacgtACCGTatgcgtgggtgtgtgtgctctctctgaGTCCACACATATGCcgtccacctcctcttcctcctcctcttccacccaCAGGCAGCAGGGTTTTCCTGTGTGATCTCATGCTGTGGTCGtggatatttgttttaaaacttatGTGAGTCATTGCCCCCCTCAGTCCACAACACATTCACTGCTAGTCAAATGCTTTTTGAACATCCTACATTTTTAGCGTTTTGGGTTGCATTTTGAGCAATGCATAATGGTGTCATGGAGtgtggttaaaaaaatattttgtctatcTTTAACCCTTTAAACTTTGTTCAAACCTGCAGAACTTTATTCTAATTCTAGTAGAGATCCCAAAGTTTACAGATatcaaatactgtatgtcaggACCAGTTTGGGGGAaacaatatttccatttgatggaaTGATGCAGCCAAAAAAGTCTAGGGTTTAAATATTTCACAGATTAGCCTGAAGATTACGActcgttaccatggcacctgtcatggcagcaagtgaacattttgtcctcaaagttgatgttaaaagcaggaaaaatgggcaagcaTAAGGATTTAAGCGAGTATGACAAGGGCCCaattgtgatggctagacgaCTGGGTCACAGCATCTCCAaatctgcagtggtcagtacctattaaaagtggtccaaggaaggaaaagctgtGAACCAACGACAGGGTCATGGGCGGTATAATGCATTGTTAAAACATTATCAGGGATTATCAACGCTGTGTTTCTTAGCACGCGTTTCTCATTAGTTTCTGTTGTGTTAATGGACAGCACTGAGAGTCTTCAGCCACACAAAcagctctgtgagactgtaCTTTGGCGTAGCTGtcctttgagctaaatgctaacatcagtgTTAAGACCCTGGCTGAATGGAAGATACATAACGGACAAAACAGTGCTGAATAAACTCAAATCTGAGTTTATTAAATAAAGCTGTAGTaggtaatttatttcagaagcatttttgttatatttattaaaatttgcTGTACATCcagacagcaatcaataaaacaaatgctctgaataaaaaaaatccggtatctgtggctgttgcaggactgtaataagcacagccaatcattttataattatttcatGCTGTTCGTGATAGGCTGATCCTTCTGCCTGTCTATCTGCCTACCTGCGCACACCCTGTCGTGCACACACTGtgcataaaaacatgttttgggGGTGTGGCattggagggaggcttcagggACAgggtctgattttttttttggttggatactttcaaaatctagccgTCTCTTGCTAGTTGATCTAACATTACACACCCCAACTTTAAGGCTGGCAGGCCACGGTTCCAACTCTGCTTCACAAATACAATTTACGAGAGGTCCAAACCGGTCATAGCAGTCATGTGCAATTGGTCTGCTGTTATCCCAACCTTAGGTTTTTGCTAATGGATTGTATATTTCATTACTTTGAAGCAATTTTGAGTTTTAGAAATCCAAAAATTACACTTCATAATTATGTCGACATAATTCTGTTTGACTCTgcaataatttatatttgtgtgtgtgtgtgtgtgtgtgtgtgtgtgtgtgtgtgtgtgtgtgtgtgtgtgtacacacacacacacacacacacacatatatataatgtatgtattaATATAGCCAAACGCTATCATCGCTCATTTCAAACGGTTGGTGAGTCTCTTGTATAACACTACAATATCAAAACGACTTAGATGATGCAGTAATTGAAGGCTGTCTGTCTTTATAATGACAGCTGGAAGTCTTTAGAATGCATTACCACGTCAGCCTCTTGGAAGAGAATGACAGTTTGCTGATATATATGCAGAGACACGTGAATAGTTGTTGTTGCATTTAAGATTACCACAGGCTGAGAAATGTCTTCTGCAAATTCTCcttaattccactgatgacgctgttaaaaacagcatgttagcatgctaacatttaccaATTAagactaaacacaaagtacagctgaggctgatgggaatgtcattagcttgtccaggtatttggtcataaacccaAAGTGGACAAATTAGATGAAAGGTCAAAGTTATTATGATTGATCCTGAGGACATGaatgtttaaacaaaatgtcatggtAATCCATAGTTGTCGAGACATTTCACTAGAAACCAAAAGCAAAGAGCTGCAACAAGCTGATTTAATAGTGTGTGTGATCCTGTCAGTGTAGAAAATGATGGGTTTTTTCAACCTTAAAgctacttaaaggttcagtgtgtaagttttagtggcatctagtggtgagggttgcaaattgcaactaACGGCTCAATCCTCCCTTTGCAAGAGAACAGGACAAGCTACACTGACACGTCTGTCAGCTCTtatgctaaataatacgtgtggtcctccatttgtccaagtTCCTCTTCTCTTACTTCTAAgaaaccagacgactactactactacttggTATTCTCCTTTTCTTCATACGTtttcaacgtagtgacaaaacacgCTCTGAAGAACAGTTTATCCTttcggctactgtagaaacatggcggcgcaacatggtgaggtccatgtaagaggacccgcggtgtatgtagatagaaatggctcattctaaggtaatacataaaacataacggttcactATGTGAGGtatttatacaccactgaaaacatagtttcagtttctgtcaatagatcctcctaaatattacacactgaacctttaaggggatattaaagagaaaacacaagggCTCAAAGTGCttaacaaaaatgttaaaatgtaagGTGTTCAGAAACCTTTATTCTGGCAGTGTATACCATCCAATGTTGTATTAACATTGGGTTTCTTGTGCAGATCTTCTGCCCTCACCTTCATCTGTGGTGTAGCAATTATACCCTTTCAGCAACATTGTGCTCACATCACAGGGACTTCTCCCAGTAGAAGTCACACTGGGATCCAATGTTGCGGTGACAACATGTAAGGGGCTAAAACTGTCCAGTACCTGATGCTATgttaatgttgtgctgtgttgatGCCTTCTCTCCCCAACTGGAAGAGCCCGGCTGGGCCGGCTCCTCCTGACAAAAGAAAGCCCAAGCCCAAACGAGTGAGGATCTCCATGGCGGTAAGATTGTCTGCCGCCTAGAGACTGTTGCTTAGTAACCGTTGCCTTGCGACACACACGTAATGAGTGCGGGGCCAAAATATTTGTGGTGCACCAACCAGAGCATTAGAGTGGCTTtgcagagagagcgagagaaagtgtttgtgtgagaaagtgGGAAAGGTTTTGTCTTTTCAACATAAACTTGTTAAACAAAATGTCCAATCAGCTTTCACTATAAACTGATCTGTGGTTtgtgcttgttttgtgtgtgattatGTGTCTTTaagaatttgttttgtgttttatttaaaggtgCTTTATtcttagttttttttacttttgacccataaaacaaacttttcttCACCTTTACCTTGGAAAAGCCGAAAGTGATTTATTAGGTTACAGCTCTGTATTTCACACTGACACCAACAAATAGACAGATCCTTGTtttaatgtgtatgtgttggtACACTATGAATATTTAGTGTACATAATTGTGTGGAGTTTGCGTGTACAATCGTACTTTCTGTATATAAACCTTTGTGTGTATAAACAGGGACAATGTATGTCTTACTGCATTTTGTCTTTTAGGACTCTACTGAAGTGGAAGACTGCATGAGCCCATCAGACGTGAGACTCCGCACTAACAGAAAATatgcaaaaatgtgttttacaatttaaagttCAGAAGCTTCAGTGTCTTGTCATCCTTCTGGTTGCAGATAGCAGAGtgggaggagcagcagctcgaTGAGCCGGTGGATTTCAATAACTGCAAGATTGATCCCGCCCCCTTCCAGCTGGTGGAACAAACATCTCTGCATAAGGTAGAACATCAATGAAAAGCCCTGAACAAACTGTAAGATTAAATTAACCTTTTTACCATAGAATCCTATTTTCCTCATCATATATGataatttaacaataaattcCCATAAAATGTGCCAACCCTATCTATTTTAAccagtgtttttaatttctgACAATATATTTAGCAGTTACCTCACTGAGCCCTGTTACAGGTGGACATTTCATATGTAGTTTCATTGTGAGTTTAACCACTATAACCTTTCTGGTGTTACAGCTTAACATATGTGACATGGCACTAACACTGCAGGTGTTATGAGGTCCATGAAAGCCTGTTGAGTATGTAAACGGTGGACAGTTCTTTGAACGAATGTGCGTAGCTAATGACTCAAAAAAGGGCATCAGGTGCTAATTTTTCATCCCATGAGTGTGTAGTGATGGAAGAAGTGCTCAGCTCTTTTGCTTATGTAAAAGTAGCAATGCCGCAGTgtagaaaaagtaaaagctATACATTCAGAATAATAATGGATTATAATTATAGATCTATTAATGTGCACATCACTTTTATTGTTGCAGCTGGGCTAATTTAGCTACTTATATACCACTGATATACCCCCCAACGCAGCCCCAACTCTTAACGCTCCTGAGCTCCATGTGTGGAAACCAACTGCAATGCTTTATCTATCCAGCAGGAGGAGCAGTGATTATGGAAGCAGACATGATTTTCTGCCATCAGACTGCTGTGACCATTTTAGTTTGCTGCTGGGCATTTTAACTGAGCAGTTGCGCCTGAAATCAGCCCTCCTTCCCATATTTGATGTGTAGGGAGTGTGCGTCCCACACAGAGCATACTTTTAGTGAAGCGCTTGTTGTTGTCATACAATAAGATTATAGAAATATTATGCTTAAGTGTTTTGTAAAACACTGATACAGATGGTCGTTGTTATGCATTATAGGTTATTATTCAAATTTAGAGAGTgagcaagccaggcagctgACAGAGACACACCTCTAGTTACTGATTATGCTTTCCATTCTGTGCCAGGAAAGCTCTAAGAGAGGATCAACAGAACtgtgtgtgaaaaatgaaaGCAATACATGTTGGGAAATTGATAAAATACAGTTAGAAATAACGATGTGTAGCTGACACTTTCTGCTGTTAACAAGACATATCATTTTTCTAGACAGAGCGGGCTACACAAACTGACAGTTTTTTTGTGAAGTTACCAACAGTACAAAGCACTTTTCCTGTGAACATTGTGAAGTGAAAGTTAATTTTAGTGTACTTGTAACCATTTAACGGTGACTCTTGGGTCAGGAGCATTACACCAAATAAATCACAACCTCTGATTGTTGCACGCTCACCCTATTTCTACCAACtggaaaggaaaaaacacaaagccCACCTCCAGTGCAGAGTGAACCTTAAATGGTTTCAGTTTCACTTTCATTCATAAAACTGTTATTACATAAGGGTGGGTTGGTGTCCAAAGTGTAGTCCGCCTAGTCTGACACAGTGACCATCTGACAAGGCAAACATATCATGTTGTCTGACTCTGGTCTAACATTTTCCATAATCCTGATCCAAAATGCAAAGGAAACCCTTCTCTGAGTCTGTATCCAGGCCATGACccacctctcctcttcctccacagaCTCACACTATCTTCTCTCTGTTGGGTCTGGATCACGCCTATGTAACCAGCATGGGGCGTCTGGTTGGAGTGGTCTCTCTCAAAGAGGTGTGTTTCCTTCAATTGTTAAAGCTTCTGATATGAGAATGTTTTCTGTATATGATCACTAATGCttgttgccttttctctttttttacctCATTTTTTGACTTCCACTGGCTCTGCTGTCTTGGTTATGTTCCTGCTGGCTGTGGCTCTGTATCTCCAGCTGCGTAAGGCCATAGAGGGCTCAGTGACAGTGACAGGGGTTAAAGTACGCCCTCCGTTGGCCAGTTTCCGTGACTGTGGGAACAGCACAAACGTATCTGAGGTAACAGAACTACACAAGCTGTGCATCCGCCACAGGGGACTCTCATTACCACGGGAACCCAACCCTCCTGACGTGGAGGACCATCCAGATCTCCCGTACAAAGAGATCCCTGTCAACTTCTCGGACCAATCGAATTTGCAGTTTGAAACCAGCCCCGGTGACATCACAAATCAGTTGTCAGAGTCGGTGCTCCAGGAAAGCCCCTCGTTCACAGAGGACCAATCAGAGTTCACTTTTGACTGCAGCCCCTCCCACACTGAGGAATCAGAGCTGGCCTGTGACTAtgacccccccacccacacTCCTGAGCTGGACGAAACAGAGCAAGAGCAGGGGAGTCCATCTCTGAACAAGGATCTATCAGAACCTGAGGGAGAGGGTAGCCCCGCCCACACTGAGGATCAATCCAAATGATCAGAGGGGATCCATACTATCGCCTCATGAATGTTGACGTTTCTTACATTTGTAGGGGTCACTCTCACCTACAAGTCCAGTCTAGATACCGGTGTTTCTAACGTTGTTGTGgcgtgagtgagtgagtgagaatgAGCGTGCGTAGATGTGAATTTTAGTATTGTGTTTCAAAATGTGCAAATGCCTGGATAAAGCGTGTTGTCATGGATCAAGCTGGTTTTATTCTGTATTTGGGTTCAATAATGTGTTTGACTGTTTattactttctgacttccctgCCCTGTTTGTGGCTGTTTCACTCCTATTATAGACATAGTTCTTTTTAAGGGGAGCTCCActaattttacacatcaaagtatGTTTAGAGGTCTTTGGAACTGCTACTCCATAAGTGAATAAAGTCGTAGAAAGCCTTTTTTGGCTCTAGGGGGAGCTGTGTGAAGCCTGATAACCTGaggtgatgtcacttgagttagtgtcagtgggggaggaagacTAGATGAAGatgtatgaaaataaaaatatgtgagTTAGACAGAatgagcttaccagacctctgtagcccgcACCTCATCTCTGCCTGAGACTAGCAGCTCAACATTACCGCTACTAGCACAACACACCTTAATCTCTGACCGAACTGTCGCCCGGCAAGTtgtattgtgggtaatgtaggcaccaggttttgacaagaaaGAGGAATGTGTGGACTGGAAAAGACAATATCTTTGGTTCTGCTACATGAATTTACATCCTTGTTTTCGGCAGACACTGTTATAGGAGTAAAATACTAAATCAGTGAAGTTCTCTTTTAAAAACAAGTAACATTTGTAAAATGGAATATGAAGTTTATTGAGTTTGAAAGTACATTCTTggccttggaaacagcagtttacggaacaatctcaccacaaggtcaATTTAATATCTGTTTTGGATGCATCATTTCACATGACAGGGTTTGCTGAGTTGTCATGGTATCGCAGAGTCTCCATTTTTATTGAGCTGCTCTGTAGTCTAGTGGTAcgacagcagatacttctgtattGCTTGACAGACAGAGGTGtagtttcataaaaataaaaaatcgccaaataatttcctaaaactGCTGGACACTGTATGTTGTATTACTCAAACAAGAGTAAATAGTGCAAcagttggggactattttcagccatgggttaatacatatttttcactccagtgagtatttacagcacCAGGACTATGTATGTTGTTCATATAGTACCCAAATGTATTGTGACGAAGACGTGACTCAGTATTAAAACATGCTAATGGCtcatgagatttgttgacaataagaaaaatatagaaaaatgcCAGcttcatcagtgtgtgtgtgtgtgtgtgtgtgattcatggggactttaacctgaatgcacGCTATGGGGACAAAAATTTAGATCCCCATGGGTAGAGATGCTGTTTAGGGGTTAAGACTTGgatttagggttcaggttacaattaagttaaggttagggtaagcattgaggttaggcatgtagttgtgatggttaaggttacgGTAAGGGGCTAGAGAATGCATTATgacaatgagatgtccccacggAGATAAAGGAACAaacgtacgtgtgtgtgtgtgtgtgtgtgtgtgttgcgcgCACATGTGCGAGAGACACTTTTTGACACTTTCCTTGCCATGCTCAAATCTGGTCCAGACTCTTCAATGTCAGTTGAATCTTCATGCCAAATTAATATCCTGTAACCTTTAAACTTCAAACATAACCAGGGGTGAACAAGTGAGGAGCAAATAATAGAGAAGAAAAGCACAGGAGAACAAAGATGTGGAAAAGAGCACATGATATAAATTCAAACTACTACCTATTCACTACCGCTGGACAAATACATCAGATGGCAAGGATTAATGGCTAAAAATAAGATAAAGTGGTGTTGGTTATATGTTGGCTGATATGCAATAAATTTACAGTAATAATGCAGTAAAAGATGATTTAATACCAACTGTGTCATTAGTTTGTCCAGACTCCATTGTTTACAGCACTCAGACTTACAAGTTACATCATAtcatcagtatttttattttactaccAAATACTGGTGTCCATATCAGCCCCAGAAATCCCCCCTGGGATCTACTGTTCACATGATGAGAAAGGCAGCTTCCAACGGTCCCCTAAGCTTAGTACAGGGCtccaaataaataatgatgaaGCACATTGTAATTACCATGAGTATAATTTAATGCACATGTAGCCTTGTTTGGCTTTACAGGGGCTGATTCAATAAGGGCAATGAAGGCTGTGAGTCTTGTCACTTGAACTGCCTCTACATTTTCTGCTATGTGAATTTACTGTGTTTAACGTGTTTCTAGCATGATAAAGGAAAGGCACTTACACTCCGAGTGAAAGGAAGATACTGGTTGTTGTACAgagcacacaaaacacacacacacgtatgcgGCCTGTAGATATTAACACCATGATATGTTACACGTATCTTAATCCAGCCTGGCCTCTAATGCAATGCTGAGAAATGTAACTACTGTAAGAAGCACAGTGATACCCACAAGTTCAAAAACTGTTGtagagaaaagtgtgtgtgtgtgagtcctTGTTACAACTTTCAAATGGATGTAAGTATTTTAGCTTCATGCAACAATTTTGAGCCACATTTCAATCTTATGTGATATCATCGCCGCACCACCAACTCTGGCTCATTTTTGTCCCTGTAAACATTTGTGCAACGATTGATTAACGTCTTAACTCTTTGTTTGCATATAGAATGTGAAGTAGTGCTTGCCATATAAGATAACGTATAAGGAGTTAAATGTAGAGAGTGTATAAGCTAATTTGCAGCGTATCTAGTTAAGCAATAAGTCTGTAGTATCTCCCTTTATATGGCACTGGCCTGTATATGCTTTGTACATATGAAAATACACGGATAAGATCTACTTACATGCTATTGTACATAGGAGAATTATGCATTTGAAACCCAACAGCCATTGTTATTTTTCAGAGAACATGAAATTGTTTTTGTACATGAGtgaatgattaaaataaaaaaaatataaaaacatctttaaaagaTGAGTTGAGAAGTTGTGTTTCTTCCTTGTGTGTtcagtttgtgtatgtgtgtgtggggggcagtgAAAGACAAAATCTTCtgtcaaaaaaaacatttatatatgcAGAACATTCAGACATTCAGTATCAAACATAGCCCAACCCACATGACACAGCATGACccagaaaaaacaacactacAAAATATCCATAGAAAACCAATGCAACACATGACTCTTCaccaaaatgtacaaaactCAGTTTGAACAACAGCTTTACATTCTGGTTGAACTCTCTGAGATATACACTGTTTACAGCAGCCATAAATGGTGAAGCGAGATCAGCACATGAAAGGCCCGGAGGATGAGAGACAGAAGGCGAATGGAGGAGAGATGAgaagaaggaggtggagaagaagaggaggcgGAGCAAGGTTAACAGTGAAAGCAGAATAGATCATGTCATATCCAGAATCAACACGGACTCAGACATAAAGATGGACAACACATCACATCAAAAACTCTTTTTCCTGCTTCTTCTCCTCTATttcatctctctcctcctcttcatcgaATGACGCTACTCCAGAGGAGGCCCGGTCAGAGAAGAAGCTTCTTGGGCTGCAGTGCCACACTGGGACCTCGTGAAACACGCTgccttcctcatcctcctcatcctcctctccgGGAGACTCGGAGTGAGAGGTGGAGTAGCAGGAGTCGAACCTGCTGCTCCTGATCCGAGGCCTCCACTCAGACTTGTGGTGGACGCAGACCTCGCTGTGCTGCTCCCGCAAAGGCGCCGGCTGCCCCTCGTGACCATCcagcctctcctcctcctcttcctcctccaggaAGGGACTCATGCAGTCGCTGGGTAAAGTAGGTGAATTGGTCTGGGATGAATGTGGGTCATTGTGAGATGCAGGCCCACCGCAGAgcagactgctgctgctgctgctgcagcccaGGGGGCTGTCGGAGGGCGGTGCCTCGCCACCATCACCCTCAGGCTGGCATGGCGCTCTGGTGATAGGATTGGATGTGGCGGCGTCTGAGGGAGGAGCAAAAAATCAGAACACCTggggatggatggataattggGGGAGGGGATGGGAAAATGAGGCATTTTTTTCAGTGATGATGCAAAAGTGAAAAGTGAAATGAGATGAAATGGACAAAATGGCGGCAATACCTGAGCTCTGGCTGGAGAAGGTGTGCGTCTGTTCGTTGGTGTTGGAGTCCTCGTCGTTGTTggactcttcctcctcctcgtcatCCATAGACGCCCAGGCGCGCAGCTTAGCCTCAGCAATGGCAAACTGCTCAGCCACTCCTACCAGGAACACAAGTCCAATAAATGAATGCAGTGGTTTCACAGTTTATTTGACTTGTGATGCCTTAAAATGAAGGAATGGCTGAATGCTAGTACATGTCTACCTGTTAGCAGTTAAACCAAAGACTTTCCTTCAATTTTAAGATGTAAAAGATTACAGGAATGtcttaaaaaaagcaaaaacattttttttcttgttttgtaacCTGCTAATTATCTATTGATGCCTCATATTTGTCACATGACTCATTAAAGGTGATGGGAATCTCTGAATTTGTATTGCATTTGTCAGTGCATTAATATCTATATCAAACAGGGTTGGAGTAATACTGCAGTCCTTTCTTATACCtcttttttggtgtttttttgtttctataTTGCTATGAATCCACTTATTCTTCCAGCTCTTGTCGccagctttttttaaatttacatagCAGGACACATAGATTACAATGTGAAGACAAAAGATAATGACTTTATAATGTACATTACATGATGTACACTCACTATGCACCTTActtcctcccccctctctctcattctctcacTTGATCAAACCA
This genomic window contains:
- the fam131a gene encoding protein FAM131A isoform X2; the protein is MIPKSGKSPADSRKSVGIHEFAALARSSLNGISQAVRDHMTKPTSLAQGRVAHLIEWKGWPKPADPPPAAQSHFNSYCHLTEGEKEARFAAGVAEQFAIAEAKLRAWASMDDEEEEESNNDEDSNTNEQTHTFSSQSSDAATSNPITRAPCQPEGDGGEAPPSDSPLGCSSSSSSLLCGGPASHNDPHSSQTNSPTLPSDCMSPFLEEEEEEERLDGHEGQPAPLREQHSEVCVHHKSEWRPRIRSSRFDSCYSTSHSESPGEEDEEDEEGSVFHEVPVWHCSPRSFFSDRASSGVASFDEEEERDEIEEKKQEKEFLM
- the fam131a gene encoding protein FAM131A isoform X1, producing the protein MPTMRLRSRGRERRERQREDEVKFEEVEMIPKSGKSPADSRKSVGIHEFAALARSSLNGISQAVRDHMTKPTSLAQGRVAHLIEWKGWPKPADPPPAAQSHFNSYCHLTEGEKEARFAAGVAEQFAIAEAKLRAWASMDDEEEEESNNDEDSNTNEQTHTFSSQSSDAATSNPITRAPCQPEGDGGEAPPSDSPLGCSSSSSSLLCGGPASHNDPHSSQTNSPTLPSDCMSPFLEEEEEEERLDGHEGQPAPLREQHSEVCVHHKSEWRPRIRSSRFDSCYSTSHSESPGEEDEEDEEGSVFHEVPVWHCSPRSFFSDRASSGVASFDEEEERDEIEEKKQEKEFLM